The Algoriphagus sanaruensis genome window below encodes:
- a CDS encoding type III pantothenate kinase, with translation MRNLVIDIGNTRIKSALFDGENLLEESSFENLEVGLKYWKNLQFDFVLVSSVKQQKEELDQILPFGFLFLDSKTTSPVTNGYASPESLGLDRLAAAVGAWKLAGEGPVMAIDLGTCITYELVDPNGVYLGGAISPGVQMRAKAMHQFTAKLPLLEKIEIAPSAWGDHTKACMQAGIFHGVKGEIEEFIEAYSLKFPEIKVFICGGDAQSFESIAKDHIFVVPNLVLYGLNAILNHNVE, from the coding sequence ATGAGGAATCTGGTCATCGATATTGGCAATACCCGGATCAAGTCTGCGCTTTTTGACGGGGAAAACTTGCTGGAAGAATCCAGTTTTGAAAACCTAGAAGTTGGGTTGAAATACTGGAAAAATCTTCAGTTTGATTTTGTATTGGTAAGCTCAGTTAAACAACAAAAAGAGGAGCTTGACCAAATTTTGCCCTTTGGATTTTTATTCTTGGATTCTAAAACCACCAGTCCTGTCACAAATGGATATGCATCACCAGAATCATTGGGTCTTGACCGGTTGGCTGCGGCAGTAGGAGCTTGGAAACTAGCAGGCGAAGGCCCGGTGATGGCAATTGATTTGGGCACCTGCATTACCTATGAATTGGTCGATCCAAATGGAGTTTATTTAGGAGGGGCTATCAGTCCTGGAGTCCAGATGCGCGCGAAGGCTATGCACCAATTCACTGCTAAACTCCCATTGCTTGAAAAAATAGAAATTGCTCCTTCCGCATGGGGAGATCATACCAAAGCCTGTATGCAAGCAGGAATTTTCCATGGTGTCAAAGGAGAAATTGAGGAATTTATTGAGGCTTATTCTCTTAAATTTCCTGAAATAAAGGTTTTTATCTGTGGAGGCGATGCCCAATCTTTTGAATCAATAGCAAAAGACCACATATTTGTAGTCCCAAATTTGGTTCTTTACGGACTGAATGCCATTCTAAACCACAATGTTGAATAA
- a CDS encoding hemolysin family protein has protein sequence MDYTYLLYVGLTLLFSAFFSGMEIAYISANKLQIELQNKQGQLNGKILSRFVQNPGQFIGTTLIGNTIMLVLYGIYMAFLLDMPIRNLLPDGFVNEGIVLVVQTILSTILVLITGEFLPKSFFMVNPNAKLSLFALPFWGIYFLMYPLVWLIVSMSKFFITKVLRQEYNEEKPVFTVTDLNAFIKEHFQQSDHSGKVEIDTKIFDNAVEFKTVRLRECMIPRTDIVAVEVDDTIEELREVFESSGHSKVIVYRETIDEVIGYCHQLEMFKKPKKIEDILTPIIIVPESALANELLIQFIQERKSLALVVDEFGGTSGIVSMEDIIEEIFGEIDDEYDSDDLIEQKISDSEYLLSSRHEIDYLNDKYNWNLPYGDFETLSGLILSLTENIPNKGDTVALGRYTFTIIAKQAQRIDTVRLKINESDIFKA, from the coding sequence ATGGATTACACGTACCTCTTATATGTCGGTTTGACATTGCTGTTCTCGGCTTTTTTTTCGGGAATGGAAATCGCCTATATCTCCGCCAACAAGCTTCAAATCGAACTTCAAAACAAACAAGGCCAACTCAATGGCAAAATTTTAAGTCGGTTTGTTCAGAATCCAGGGCAATTTATAGGGACGACATTGATTGGAAATACGATCATGTTGGTTCTCTATGGCATTTACATGGCCTTCCTTTTGGATATGCCTATCCGAAATTTGCTGCCAGATGGGTTCGTAAATGAGGGAATTGTATTGGTCGTTCAGACTATTCTTTCTACAATTTTGGTATTGATTACTGGGGAGTTTCTTCCCAAGAGTTTTTTCATGGTAAACCCAAATGCCAAGCTAAGCCTCTTTGCTCTGCCATTTTGGGGAATTTATTTTCTGATGTATCCTTTGGTTTGGTTGATTGTGTCCATGTCCAAATTCTTTATTACGAAAGTACTTCGGCAGGAATACAATGAAGAAAAGCCCGTTTTTACGGTTACAGATCTTAATGCTTTTATCAAGGAACATTTTCAACAATCAGATCACTCTGGAAAAGTCGAGATTGATACCAAGATTTTTGATAATGCAGTTGAATTTAAAACCGTCAGACTCCGAGAGTGCATGATTCCCCGAACAGACATCGTAGCAGTGGAGGTGGATGATACAATCGAAGAGTTACGTGAGGTTTTTGAGAGCAGTGGACATTCCAAGGTGATTGTGTACCGGGAGACAATTGATGAAGTGATCGGGTATTGTCACCAGTTAGAAATGTTTAAAAAGCCCAAAAAGATAGAGGATATCCTCACTCCGATCATCATCGTGCCAGAGTCTGCTTTGGCCAATGAGCTCCTAATTCAATTTATCCAAGAGCGAAAAAGTCTCGCATTGGTGGTGGATGAGTTTGGCGGGACCAGTGGAATTGTTTCCATGGAAGATATTATTGAAGAAATTTTCGGAGAAATCGACGATGAATATGACAGTGACGATTTGATCGAGCAAAAGATTTCAGATTCAGAATATCTGCTCAGCTCGCGTCATGAAATCGATTATCTCAACGATAAATACAACTGGAATCTGCCTTATGGCGACTTTGAGACCCTTTCTGGTTTGATATTATCCCTTACAGAAAATATTCCAAACAAAGGGGATACAGTGGCATTGGGTCGATATACCTTCACAATCATTGCGAAGCAAGCCCAGCGAATTGATACTGTTCGACTGAAAATCAACGAATCAGATATCTTTAAGGCTTGA
- a CDS encoding sodium:proton antiporter, translating into MKKYLVGFLLIFGILFFGSVVANDCYAFATDSSEELLASLEQGIDHNDASSVADLHAEQEAGEHHSAPGWLVIPFITLLLMIATGPLFYEHFWHHNYPKIAVGFSILVVVYYLFVLDNVHAPVHALAEYVQFIALLASLYVASGGILIEIDKKATPMANVALLLIGAVISNLIGTTGASMLLIRPFIRLNKSSIQAYHVVFFILMVSNVGGSLTPIGDPPLFLGFLKGVPFFWTIEHNWPAWAMALALLATAFYFVDKKFGRANDDEIGEAVTYTNKFTLIGAKNFGWLFVVICAVFLDPNVIEGVPAIHYDGQKFSFLREIIMLSVAFFSYKFADSRAIKGNEFNFEPIREVAFIFIGIFGTMMPALELVGNFAKSPEGAEFITVNTLYWGTGSLSAVLDNAPTYLNFLAAAMASEGADIGNIAEVREFAANTMNDSDTTFQLLAISIASVFFGAMTYIGNGPNFMVKSIAEQSGIKMPSFFGYIIRFTVPILLPILFLVWLVFIAFV; encoded by the coding sequence ATGAAAAAATATCTTGTAGGTTTTCTATTAATATTCGGAATTTTATTTTTTGGTTCGGTTGTAGCAAACGATTGTTATGCCTTTGCCACAGATTCATCCGAGGAACTCCTAGCGAGTCTTGAACAGGGTATTGATCATAATGATGCTAGTTCCGTCGCTGATTTGCATGCAGAGCAAGAAGCGGGGGAGCATCATTCTGCTCCAGGATGGTTAGTAATTCCATTCATCACGCTATTGTTGATGATTGCCACCGGTCCTTTATTCTACGAACATTTTTGGCATCATAATTATCCCAAAATCGCAGTTGGATTTTCGATTCTGGTTGTCGTCTATTATTTATTTGTGCTAGATAATGTTCACGCTCCAGTTCATGCGTTAGCTGAATATGTCCAATTCATTGCCTTGTTAGCCTCCCTTTATGTGGCTTCAGGGGGCATATTAATCGAGATCGATAAAAAGGCAACTCCGATGGCGAATGTTGCTCTTCTTTTGATCGGTGCTGTTATTTCAAACTTGATCGGGACAACAGGAGCATCAATGCTTTTGATCCGACCTTTTATTCGTCTGAATAAGTCGAGTATTCAAGCCTACCACGTTGTGTTCTTCATTCTGATGGTAAGTAATGTGGGCGGTTCTTTAACTCCAATCGGAGATCCTCCTTTGTTCTTGGGATTCTTAAAAGGAGTTCCATTTTTCTGGACCATCGAACACAATTGGCCAGCTTGGGCCATGGCTCTAGCCTTATTAGCCACAGCATTTTATTTTGTGGATAAGAAATTCGGCAGAGCAAATGACGATGAAATCGGCGAGGCAGTAACTTACACCAACAAGTTTACCCTGATTGGGGCCAAAAACTTCGGGTGGTTATTTGTAGTCATTTGTGCAGTTTTCCTTGATCCAAATGTGATTGAGGGAGTGCCAGCGATCCATTATGATGGACAAAAATTCTCTTTCTTGCGAGAAATCATCATGCTTTCAGTGGCATTCTTCTCCTACAAATTTGCAGATTCAAGAGCAATCAAGGGGAATGAATTCAATTTCGAGCCAATCCGTGAGGTAGCATTTATTTTCATTGGAATTTTCGGGACTATGATGCCGGCCTTGGAACTGGTGGGAAATTTTGCAAAGTCCCCGGAAGGAGCTGAATTCATCACCGTGAATACCTTGTATTGGGGTACAGGTTCTTTATCGGCAGTTTTGGACAATGCTCCGACCTATCTCAACTTCCTCGCGGCAGCGATGGCCTCTGAAGGAGCTGATATCGGGAACATTGCCGAGGTTCGCGAATTCGCGGCAAATACAATGAACGATTCTGATACGACATTCCAATTACTCGCGATATCTATTGCTTCGGTGTTCTTTGGGGCGATGACTTACATTGGCAATGGACCAAATTTCATGGTGAAGTCGATCGCTGAACAAAGTGGAATTAAGATGCCATCTTTCTTTGGCTATATCATCCGATTCACCGTCCCAATTTTATTGCCAATTCTCTTCTTGGTTTGGCTGGTGTTTATTGCCTTTGTTTAA
- a CDS encoding tetratricopeptide repeat protein, with protein MKIKSTLLALGAVLLAGFAQAQDWNWPTEPEKEAKAREYNAAYVDYMKSEQFVEATKPLNWLLVNVPDLNESIYINGVNVYKGAADKTADSAQKLVYQDSVMAIYEKRGEIYDNAPKWIENKAYFGYQFFKSNKDKIPGVVADFEKAIELNGNINYQLVAAYFDLIYRNYAYNKAYTGEQILSLYEKSNGLLDKAASEGKDVSTQKSTLETLLVAMELIDCDFIENTMGPKLAADPTNETIANQIFKYSVQYKCFGSNSFLAALELIDSNKPTFATSQVRAMRYMSAGDFDKAQPVLEKALTLAENDKQKGEIMMELAKVHTQAGRKAQARTAAREAASLDSELTASAYSLIGDLYMSAFNDCKGGESRAKDYSVFIAAYAAYQRAGDSKGMGSARSRFPSKEELFTEGLQAGSSISTGCWVGETVTLATRD; from the coding sequence ATGAAAATCAAATCAACCCTTCTTGCCCTCGGAGCCGTGCTTTTGGCAGGTTTCGCTCAGGCTCAGGATTGGAACTGGCCAACTGAACCCGAAAAAGAAGCTAAAGCCAGAGAATACAATGCGGCTTATGTGGACTATATGAAGTCTGAACAGTTTGTGGAAGCGACCAAGCCACTCAACTGGTTGTTGGTGAATGTTCCTGATTTAAATGAATCAATCTACATCAATGGTGTAAACGTTTACAAAGGAGCTGCTGATAAAACTGCTGATTCTGCTCAGAAGCTAGTTTACCAAGATAGTGTCATGGCCATCTATGAAAAAAGAGGTGAAATCTATGACAATGCTCCAAAGTGGATCGAGAATAAGGCTTACTTCGGATATCAGTTTTTCAAGTCAAACAAGGATAAAATTCCTGGAGTTGTAGCTGATTTTGAAAAAGCAATTGAATTGAATGGCAACATCAATTATCAGTTGGTTGCTGCTTACTTCGACTTGATTTACAGAAACTACGCTTACAATAAGGCTTACACAGGTGAGCAAATCCTGTCTTTGTATGAAAAATCAAATGGCCTATTGGACAAAGCTGCTTCTGAAGGTAAAGATGTAAGTACTCAAAAATCTACCTTGGAGACCCTTTTGGTAGCTATGGAATTGATCGATTGTGATTTCATCGAAAACACCATGGGTCCTAAACTTGCAGCAGATCCAACTAACGAAACTATTGCAAATCAGATTTTCAAATATTCTGTTCAGTACAAGTGTTTCGGTTCCAATTCTTTCTTGGCTGCATTGGAATTGATCGACTCTAATAAGCCGACCTTTGCTACTTCTCAAGTAAGAGCTATGCGATACATGTCTGCTGGAGACTTTGATAAGGCACAGCCTGTTTTGGAAAAGGCATTGACTTTGGCAGAAAATGACAAGCAAAAAGGCGAAATCATGATGGAATTGGCTAAGGTTCACACACAAGCAGGTAGAAAAGCGCAAGCTCGTACCGCTGCTCGTGAGGCTGCTAGTCTAGACTCTGAATTGACAGCTTCTGCTTATTCATTGATCGGTGATTTGTATATGTCTGCATTCAACGATTGTAAAGGTGGAGAGAGCCGTGCAAAAGACTACTCTGTATTCATTGCAGCTTATGCAGCATATCAGCGGGCCGGGGATTCTAAAGGCATGGGTAGCGCAAGATCTCGTTTCCCTTCCAAAGAAGAACTCTTTACTGAAGGTTTGCAGGCTGGTTCATCTATCAGCACTGGATGCTGGGTAGGAGAAACCGTAACTTTGGCGACCAGAGACTAA
- a CDS encoding SurA N-terminal domain-containing protein: MALIKQIRQRTGLAIGVIAGGLILFLLGGDLLSPSSSLLNSNKNIVGEIAGEEITLEEYSAKVEEFKLSFQQRTGRVPSEPEMVSVREQAWQAMIVEKVFDEEYDKLGMTVSSAELVDMVQGKNIVPELRAQLVNPQTGQFDKTQLISFLQSLETADPAQQAAWAQQEQLFAQARLRVKYDNLLATSEYATSAEGKLEYKAANSIADASVLYIPYASAIADSEVQLLDSDLSAYFNKHKEKFKVGNSANLEYVSFSILPSGQDSTDVISSITELTEGLKTAEDDSVFVSRNSEVQFPYVTYRPGDVLPASFTTNVSDPQVGQTYGPFITANSSYVTYKVSQQYDGISRMRASHILFSTEGMDDAGKANVKAEAERVLADIKANDNFELSASQYGQDGTAQNGGDLGWFAKEDFVEPFANAAFAARSTGLLPSLVETEYGYHIIKVTELPKSTYTKLAVLELELVASDATRNEAFRNADSFAAESGNRNEFTENATDKNYRIIQANNVDATSRNLNNLTNAREVIIWAFGEASVGEVSSVYELDNAYIVASLVSRKEEGEANLEDVKDQVRQLAMNEKKAEMIQAKLAGKATLDEMKALFPESSINEVPDLRLSSSVIPGVGFAPKLVGAVFGLTGSGQVTKPVQEDIGILVAKLNNLTPATEIADYTAYQSQLTQSNAQRMTYQIMMALQDLAGVKDYRYKYF; the protein is encoded by the coding sequence ATGGCGTTAATTAAGCAAATTAGACAGCGAACCGGTCTCGCGATCGGCGTAATTGCCGGCGGGTTGATTTTGTTCCTTTTGGGTGGGGATTTGTTGAGCCCAAGCTCATCTCTTCTCAATTCCAATAAAAATATCGTCGGTGAGATTGCCGGTGAGGAAATTACTCTGGAAGAATATTCTGCCAAAGTGGAAGAGTTTAAACTCTCCTTTCAGCAGCGTACAGGCCGAGTACCATCCGAACCAGAAATGGTATCAGTTCGAGAGCAAGCATGGCAGGCCATGATTGTCGAGAAGGTATTCGACGAAGAATATGACAAATTGGGAATGACTGTATCCAGTGCGGAGTTGGTGGATATGGTACAGGGTAAAAATATTGTTCCTGAATTGAGAGCCCAGTTGGTAAATCCTCAAACTGGCCAATTTGATAAAACCCAGCTTATTTCTTTCCTACAGTCCTTAGAGACAGCTGATCCAGCTCAACAGGCTGCGTGGGCTCAGCAGGAGCAACTATTTGCTCAAGCAAGATTGAGAGTGAAGTATGACAATCTTTTGGCTACCTCTGAGTATGCAACTAGTGCTGAAGGAAAATTGGAATATAAAGCGGCAAATTCTATTGCTGATGCTTCCGTGCTTTACATTCCTTATGCGTCTGCGATTGCAGATTCTGAAGTTCAACTATTAGACAGCGATTTGTCTGCATATTTCAACAAGCACAAGGAAAAATTTAAAGTTGGAAATTCTGCTAACCTTGAATACGTATCCTTCAGCATCCTTCCAAGTGGACAAGATTCTACGGATGTAATTTCTTCAATCACTGAATTGACCGAAGGGTTAAAAACTGCCGAGGATGATTCTGTATTTGTAAGTAGAAATTCAGAAGTGCAATTCCCTTATGTGACTTACCGTCCAGGGGATGTTTTGCCAGCAAGCTTTACCACCAACGTTTCAGATCCTCAAGTGGGTCAGACTTATGGTCCTTTCATTACGGCAAACTCCTCTTATGTGACATACAAGGTTTCTCAGCAATATGACGGAATTTCACGTATGAGAGCTTCACATATTTTGTTTAGCACTGAAGGAATGGACGATGCAGGAAAAGCAAATGTAAAAGCTGAGGCAGAGCGAGTATTAGCAGACATCAAGGCAAATGACAATTTTGAACTTAGCGCAAGTCAATATGGTCAGGATGGCACAGCTCAAAATGGAGGTGACTTAGGCTGGTTTGCTAAGGAAGACTTTGTTGAGCCATTTGCTAATGCAGCTTTTGCAGCAAGATCTACTGGATTGCTTCCTTCACTTGTGGAAACTGAATATGGATATCATATTATCAAAGTCACGGAGCTGCCTAAGTCAACTTACACCAAATTGGCTGTTTTAGAGCTTGAATTAGTTGCTTCAGATGCAACTAGAAATGAGGCATTCAGAAATGCCGACAGTTTCGCCGCAGAAAGTGGCAATAGAAATGAATTCACAGAAAACGCTACGGATAAGAATTATAGAATTATTCAGGCAAACAATGTAGATGCTACTTCTAGAAACCTAAATAACCTGACCAATGCTCGTGAAGTAATCATTTGGGCGTTTGGTGAGGCTTCTGTAGGAGAAGTTTCTTCCGTTTACGAATTGGATAATGCTTACATCGTCGCGTCCTTGGTAAGTAGAAAAGAAGAAGGAGAAGCAAATCTTGAAGATGTAAAAGACCAAGTGCGTCAACTTGCAATGAATGAAAAGAAAGCTGAAATGATTCAAGCGAAATTGGCCGGCAAGGCTACTTTGGATGAAATGAAAGCTTTATTCCCTGAGTCTTCTATCAATGAGGTTCCAGACCTTCGACTTAGCTCTTCTGTAATTCCAGGTGTAGGCTTTGCTCCAAAATTGGTTGGCGCTGTATTTGGGTTGACTGGATCGGGTCAAGTTACCAAGCCTGTTCAAGAAGATATCGGGATTTTAGTAGCTAAATTGAACAATTTGACGCCAGCTACTGAGATCGCAGATTACACGGCTTACCAATCTCAATTGACACAGAGTAATGCACAACGAATGACTTATCAAATCATGATGGCTTTGCAAGACCTAGCTGGAGTGAAAGATTATAGATATAAATATTTCTGA
- a CDS encoding anhydro-N-acetylmuramic acid kinase has product MSSARYSMIGLMSGTSGDGLDLAFCHFEFQQEWNFEIVLAETIPFPEKLGQNLADSHLLSALELALLDVEFGKWMGDQVKRFCKENQIKPMAVASHGHTVFHQPHKGLSLQIGNGWALHEASGEVVICDFRMKDVQLGGQGAPLVPIGDALLFPKIDFCLNLGGISNISMQSGDKRIAFDVTPFNLLLNAEASKLGKPYDDGGAWAKDGILNLELLEALNSLPFYQHSRAKSLGRENMEQDFFPLIDHFGLSPQDNLRTLVEHYAFQIAKVILQNSTKEKPILLITGGGAYNHFFQERLDHYLSGNWELFQASKELIEFKEALVFAFLGVLRLRGEANCLSSVTGASIDNCGGVVYQ; this is encoded by the coding sequence ATGAGCTCAGCGAGGTATTCAATGATCGGATTGATGTCTGGAACTTCAGGTGATGGTTTAGATTTAGCCTTTTGCCATTTCGAATTTCAGCAGGAATGGAATTTTGAAATAGTCCTGGCAGAAACCATCCCTTTTCCTGAAAAGTTGGGGCAAAACCTTGCTGATTCTCACCTTTTGTCTGCACTCGAATTAGCTCTTCTTGATGTCGAATTTGGCAAATGGATGGGAGACCAAGTGAAACGATTCTGTAAGGAAAACCAAATAAAACCGATGGCAGTGGCCTCTCATGGTCATACAGTTTTTCATCAGCCACATAAGGGGCTAAGCCTTCAAATTGGAAATGGTTGGGCCTTACATGAAGCCTCAGGAGAGGTAGTCATTTGCGATTTCAGAATGAAAGATGTCCAATTAGGTGGCCAAGGTGCGCCCTTAGTCCCGATAGGAGATGCACTACTTTTTCCCAAAATCGACTTTTGCCTCAATTTAGGGGGCATTTCCAATATTTCTATGCAATCTGGTGACAAGCGAATCGCTTTCGATGTCACACCTTTCAACCTTCTCTTAAATGCTGAAGCTTCCAAACTAGGAAAACCCTACGACGATGGAGGAGCATGGGCCAAAGATGGAATTTTAAACCTCGAACTTCTTGAAGCCCTCAATTCTTTACCATTTTATCAACATTCAAGAGCCAAATCTCTAGGTAGGGAAAACATGGAGCAGGATTTTTTTCCACTTATTGATCACTTCGGCCTTAGTCCTCAAGACAACTTGCGCACCCTAGTAGAACATTATGCTTTTCAAATCGCCAAAGTCATTCTCCAAAACTCAACCAAAGAAAAACCTATTCTTCTAATTACTGGAGGTGGGGCCTACAATCATTTTTTCCAAGAGCGACTTGATCATTATTTGTCTGGAAATTGGGAGCTTTTCCAAGCCTCTAAAGAGTTGATCGAATTTAAAGAAGCGCTTGTGTTCGCGTTCTTGGGTGTCTTAAGACTACGGGGGGAAGCAAATTGTCTTAGCTCCGTAACTGGTGCGAGCATTGATAATTGCGGAGGAGTGGTCTATCAGTAA
- a CDS encoding Glu/Leu/Phe/Val dehydrogenase dimerization domain-containing protein — MQDLLKKFETKKPEIVFEWSDSETEAEGWVVINSLRGGAAGGGTRMRKGLDKREVESLAKTMEVKFTVSGPAIGGAKSGINFDPNDPRKAGVLERWYKAVMPLLKNYYGTGGDLNVDEIHEVIPITESYGLWHPQEGIVNGHFHANEPQKIRKIGQLRQGVSKVLEDPKFTPNGPKKYTVADMITGYGVAEAVRHYYDLWGGTISGKRAVIQGWGNVGAAAACFLAVEGVQIVGIIDRDGGLIKEEGFSLDEIRDLFIKRQGNKLVAEGLIPFEELNAKIWDLDHEIFIPAAASRLITQDQVSRMANAGLEVISCGANVPFADPEIFFGPTGVWADQRISVIPDFIANCGMARVFAYLMSDNAEVTDEAIFSDVSATIKDALAKTFLENPSKTNIAQSSFKIALTQLV; from the coding sequence ATGCAGGATCTGCTGAAAAAATTTGAAACGAAGAAGCCAGAAATCGTCTTCGAGTGGAGCGATAGTGAAACTGAGGCGGAAGGCTGGGTAGTGATTAACTCACTACGAGGAGGAGCCGCAGGAGGAGGAACCCGAATGCGAAAAGGGCTCGACAAGCGTGAGGTGGAATCCTTGGCCAAAACCATGGAGGTAAAGTTTACGGTTTCGGGACCAGCCATCGGTGGTGCAAAATCAGGAATCAACTTTGACCCGAATGATCCAAGAAAGGCAGGAGTTTTGGAGCGATGGTACAAAGCAGTAATGCCTCTGCTCAAGAATTACTATGGTACTGGGGGTGATTTGAACGTAGACGAAATCCACGAAGTAATTCCAATTACCGAATCCTATGGACTATGGCATCCTCAAGAGGGAATCGTGAATGGACATTTTCATGCCAATGAACCTCAGAAAATTCGTAAAATCGGCCAATTGAGACAGGGAGTTTCCAAAGTTCTGGAAGATCCAAAGTTTACCCCAAACGGTCCAAAAAAATATACTGTTGCCGATATGATCACTGGGTATGGGGTTGCAGAAGCGGTAAGGCACTATTATGATCTTTGGGGAGGCACTATTTCCGGAAAAAGAGCCGTCATCCAAGGTTGGGGAAATGTAGGAGCAGCTGCAGCTTGCTTTTTGGCAGTTGAAGGAGTCCAGATTGTGGGAATCATTGACCGAGATGGAGGTTTGATCAAGGAAGAGGGATTTTCTTTGGATGAAATCCGAGACCTTTTCATCAAAAGACAAGGAAATAAACTTGTAGCCGAAGGTCTCATTCCTTTTGAAGAGCTCAATGCTAAAATTTGGGATTTGGATCATGAGATTTTTATTCCTGCTGCTGCCTCCCGATTAATCACCCAAGATCAAGTTTCCAGAATGGCAAATGCAGGTTTGGAGGTCATATCTTGTGGAGCTAATGTACCTTTCGCAGATCCGGAAATTTTCTTTGGCCCGACTGGCGTATGGGCAGACCAGCGGATCTCTGTCATCCCGGACTTTATTGCAAATTGTGGAATGGCGAGAGTTTTTGCTTATCTGATGAGCGACAATGCTGAAGTTACTGATGAAGCGATTTTCTCTGATGTATCCGCAACGATAAAAGATGCCTTGGCAAAAACCTTTTTGGAGAATCCTTCCAAAACAAACATCGCTCAAAGCTCCTTTAAAATAGCCTTGACACAACTCGTGTAA
- a CDS encoding DNA-3-methyladenine glycosylase I codes for MITDQKSRCPWCLGFPEYITYHDTEWGVPVYDDQIHFEFLVLESAQAGLSWATILKKRAGYRKAFADFDYRIVAEFPESYVQELLQDPGIIRNALKIRAAITNAQRFMDIQQEFGSFSNYIWGFVGGKPIQNSLKRGEFYPATSPESDALAKDLKKRGFKFLGSTIIYAHMQATGLINDHLTDCYRHSELKN; via the coding sequence ATGATAACAGATCAAAAAAGCCGCTGTCCATGGTGTTTGGGATTTCCAGAATATATCACCTATCATGATACTGAATGGGGAGTTCCGGTCTATGATGATCAAATTCACTTCGAATTTTTGGTGTTGGAAAGTGCCCAAGCAGGTCTCAGTTGGGCTACCATTTTGAAAAAGCGCGCGGGTTATCGGAAAGCATTTGCTGATTTTGATTATCGGATTGTTGCGGAATTTCCAGAAAGCTATGTCCAAGAATTGCTTCAAGATCCAGGGATCATCCGAAATGCCTTGAAAATTCGAGCTGCAATCACGAATGCCCAACGCTTTATGGATATTCAGCAAGAATTTGGCTCATTTTCAAACTATATCTGGGGATTTGTAGGAGGGAAACCGATCCAAAATTCACTCAAGCGAGGAGAATTTTATCCGGCTACATCTCCCGAATCCGATGCTTTGGCGAAGGATCTGAAAAAAAGGGGGTTCAAGTTTCTTGGCAGCACAATCATTTATGCCCACATGCAAGCTACAGGTCTGATAAATGATCATTTGACGGATTGTTACCGTCACTCTGAGCTTAAGAATTAG
- a CDS encoding DUF493 domain-containing protein: MQKKFDKASFKEKLEAVGQFPMLYMFKFIVPSGREHEVGVLFPAHEMTLKPSSGGKYISTTIQMMVKSADHVIEIYEKAAEIEGVIAL, from the coding sequence ATGCAAAAGAAATTTGATAAAGCCTCATTTAAAGAAAAATTGGAAGCTGTAGGTCAGTTTCCCATGCTTTATATGTTTAAGTTTATTGTTCCAAGTGGGCGTGAGCATGAAGTTGGAGTTTTATTTCCAGCTCATGAAATGACCCTCAAGCCTAGCAGTGGAGGAAAGTATATCAGTACCACTATTCAAATGATGGTAAAAAGTGCCGATCATGTTATTGAGATCTATGAAAAGGCGGCTGAAATT
- the lptC gene encoding LPS export ABC transporter periplasmic protein LptC: MKLTSPFSFLPFLFALLLACRPSVDPKAIEPYTGPINEAFEVNLVQSDSAILRSVLQAARQLEFANGNVDFPEGIQIEFYTPTGQLETTMRADRGYFLKDQNLYRGEGNVQIHNLIKDQKLQTEEIFWNQAEKKIYTDKFVTIQERQTLFNGTGMEADDSFSNYSLKKVRDSRTLLPGEGI, encoded by the coding sequence ATGAAACTTACCTCTCCATTTTCTTTTCTTCCATTTCTGTTTGCATTGCTTTTGGCCTGCCGCCCAAGTGTAGATCCAAAAGCAATTGAACCTTACACGGGACCTATAAATGAAGCTTTTGAAGTAAACTTGGTGCAGAGTGACTCAGCAATCTTGCGTTCGGTTCTTCAAGCAGCACGACAGTTGGAATTTGCAAATGGAAATGTAGACTTCCCCGAAGGTATTCAGATCGAATTTTATACTCCTACGGGCCAATTGGAAACAACCATGCGGGCAGATCGTGGCTATTTTTTAAAAGATCAAAATCTTTATCGCGGAGAGGGAAATGTTCAGATTCATAATTTAATCAAGGATCAAAAACTTCAGACAGAGGAAATTTTTTGGAATCAAGCAGAAAAAAAAATCTACACCGATAAGTTTGTGACCATTCAAGAGCGCCAGACTTTATTTAATGGTACAGGAATGGAAGCAGATGATAGCTTTTCAAACTATTCTCTAAAGAAAGTGAGAGACAGTCGCACCTTATTACCCGGAGAAGGAATATGA